Genomic DNA from Cydia splendana chromosome 14, ilCydSple1.2, whole genome shotgun sequence:
taaacTATGTAAGCTTTACCAATGATATctttatattttgtcatattaGATATTACAGATATTATGATGTGAGCTAAAATATATGACTTTGATAAaccaacacaaaaaaaatatttgaaaaattattgtcttttaattttgaatattttcctGGAAGAATTGGTACCTATTAGTATTTTGATAAGATTTAAtgtacaattatttaaaaaaatagcgcCGGGGTCTTCTCAGTATTGTTGTAGGTTAAATCCGGTGGTAGTTTTGATATTCATAAGTGCAGTGTAGGTACTATTTCGAAATTTAAAAATCATTCATTGTATTTTTTCGAATATGtaaaatcaaatatttattgCATTACATTGCTGCAGTATTCAGAAATCAAAGGGACAAACATTCACAAAAACATGTCTGGAATAGTTTGATTCTGTAACACAGAGTTGTGTATTGAAACGATGCAGTGATCAAACAAAAATTCATGCCGACGGGTATGAATATGATATTGCTACCAATGACATCCATTGTTCGAGCGGCACGAAAGCCATTTCGGTATTGGTCTACGAAAAGGCTAACGTATTGTTGGTGAGTGAATGATGAAAACCAATCCaatatcattgttttattaggGTGCGAATGAAACAATTGTTGCTTACAATACTTGGTCTAACTGAAAATAAAGGTCTAGTTATTTTCAAATTCGGTATTTGTTAGATTAAGTAATTTAAGCCAGCTGACTAGAATAGTTTGTGGGGAGTCCGTTTGGTTTTGGTGTTGCAAAAAGTTGCTTCCCATTGCTTATTTGTCGTCACAAAACTAACAgcgatttttgaagtgaaaacttctttagcggcgctgagcactttttaaggtggggaaaaaatgataaactcgagacagcgtaacgcgtaacgcactgacgtcatgtgtgacggacaatgttattcaccaaagaactttagtcataacgtatcataatcaggtcagttatttaaaactggacttttatattaagcaataaagctcaatgttctaatcctgtacgggctgaaatacgaggatctcacagttacattctaactttatatcactccttaattcaataaagctacatcttgatgaaatggctaataaaagtgaactctagtactggtgaataaaactcaaaagatcatgaccaaatatatttagatgcgaagtctgcaaggtaactttacaatttctattcgaattttaaacaattaacgctacaaatttaagctcactggccagcaatttcggaactaaagtttttcaatagaaaggaggatgggtcaattatacatagtgctgcagacattttggactagtcattgagttttcacttctgtcggcactcccggagtgcaacacGTTGTTGTTTTTTAACTGGGTACTCACGATAAATTGGGTACACTATTTTCTAAAAACTTCCAGAAACGAGAACATTAGCTTCCGTAATTAATTGCGTTTTTATCACTAGGTAAGTATGTGTAGAAACATCATATTAAACATGTAATAGGATCTGTGAAATTGCTACACTCGTTAGCAATTGCTTCACTTgctgattacaaaaaaaatacaatttgcaTAATATTAATTCAGTTTCAATTAGGTTTTCTGACATGGACAGGCATATTTGTTTACCGCTTTGTTTACCTTTAAAAATGTTAACACGCCTTTTGCAGCTGTAAAAGTACCATGCAAATCCATTTTccattaaaataatgtttactCGCGATCTGGTAAATTACTTTCTGTTTACAAGGGCTACGGCTGGTAAATATTGGAACACTGACTAGTTAGCTCTTTAATGGGTAAATTTAAAAGTGATTCAAATATTAAGTTAAAACACAAACCTAATTGaagttaattattaaaaaagctGAGACAAAACGAACTTAAGGCCCCGTGGATTGTGTGTATGCGTGCCCGGGATCGCGGTATTAGCGCATATCGGATATCATGTTtctaaattaattttttttgtgagttaaaaaaaaaagtaaacgatGTGTTCGATCAATAATGAAATTTGGCATTTTTTGGAagcgattttttatatttttagcaCAAGCAAAAattgttacatttatttaagATGCGTTTTAGACCTTTGTGTCTGTAACGATTTTAAATTTTACTACGGCTTACTGTGTCAAACTAAATTCGTGTTGCCAAACGTTGAACTACCCTTGGCACAGCCCAGAAATATCAAAAAGACTTTTTCTCAATACCATTTACAAAAGTAAGGTAGGTACACTAAGCATCAATAGTATAAATGGTAGCGGATAAAATAACGCGCTATATAAAAGTATCTGTGGTAGAATATATATATCTCTACAGTttgcgttcaaaagtatctgtaacagactaataaaattattctacatatagagacatatctctttttattaatttattttgataaattaatcaaataataaaaatataaagaattaAGATACTTTGACGCGTAGTCTTAACCGCTACTTTTGACTGTCTGTACAGACagcttgaaataaagaaaatgtaatttattattgtattaagaAAGTTAAAATTTTCTAATCGATTTGCTGAAACTCTTCATCTGACTTATCTTCCAATCTCAATGGAAAATCCCTCCCGCCGTTGAAGAGTCATCGATTAATACGATAAGGGCCCTTATTAAAGCCTTGTATTTGCTACAAATTAAGGAATCTTAATAAATTTCGGTCCTTTCGCCGAATTGTCTAATAAGAGTCCGATGACAATCTCAGATCACATAACTGACATAACTTTAAGTAATTATGAAATTACGACAAAAGTGGAGGTTGAACATGGCGTAATGGTCGTTCCAATTATGGGATATAACAATGGTGTtagaaaaataataatcgaCTTTTTTTAAATCCTCCCTCTCGGCGCGGGGCTTTCGAAGGAAATTTACACATATCGAATCCGAAACGGGGAGAGCCACGGGCTTTCATTTTATACACGTTAAAACTAAAGTTTatcatataaattacataaCTAATCAGATCATGACGCTATGAATTGTTACTTGTATTATCATACATAATGTGCGTTCGACCACGTATCAACATACCTTGTTAAAACTATACAATGAATAATTAATGTGATCAATTTCCATAAATTTTGACTCCAATATGAGCATTACAATGGGAACCTAGATACATGACACCGGCCCCTATTTCAAGAAGATGACAGGTGTgacaattcgacaaatgtcactgttgctgacgtcccaggctacggttaccgcttaccatcgggcgggccgtattcctgctttccaccatcattgtattatttaaaaaaactttattatatcggcaaaaaacaggtatttctcgtgccaagtttatgatgatgatgatgacaattgtcacaagatttaaaagtAATTTCGGtaaatcttgacaggaaatgagttctgggtcggaatttcgtgacaattgtcgtgtttcttgtgacaattgtcattagcttcgcacaataaatacttatttattggcgatataatggagttttttttttattaaaatgttggtggcaaacaagcacaccgcccgtccgatggtaagcggttaccgtagcctatggaggcctgtgacgtcagtaacagtgatgtcgacaattggcGCACCTGTTACCGTGATGAAATAGTggcctggctccaatttcaccacggtgacaggtgcgacaattgtaaaacatcactgttgctgacgtcacaggcatccatgggctacggttaccgcttaccatcgggcgggccgtattcctgtttgccaccatcattgttttattaaaaaaaactttattatatcggaagaaaacagatatttctcttgctaagtttatgacaattgtcacaagaaacactacaattgtcacgaaattccgacatataactcattacctgtcaagaattacctacaattcttctaaatcttgacaattgtcagaaacttcacaaaagaaatatctgtttttttccgatataatatagttttttttaataatacaatgatggtggcaaacaggaatacggcccgcccgatggtaagtggtaaccgtagcccatggatgcctgtgacgtcagcaacagtgattttacaattgtcgcacctgtcaccgtggtgaaattggggcctgctcATGCTCacataataaagtaaaatttcaAACTGAATATTTAATACCATAGTGATTTTACGCGTACTAAAGGAGAACAGGTGACATACTTAGGCCATTATGccttctaaaataaaaataaatacaactaCCTATCTATATGACGGATCAGGAGGGTCGAGTTCTTCAAAACTCAAGAAAAcactgttattattttattaatgaggTATCTTTgaacaattaattttaatgttacgAGTAATCACAAATCAATAGGTAGGCTAGGTAGTTCTGACGAAACGCGGTACAGTTCCTAAGAGACTAGCGCACTGTTCCACTGCTGGAAGTAGAATGATCTCTCGCCATTCTCGTGCCCCCTCTCCTAGACTCCGTACAGCGCCACAGATGGCGCTTGCGTTCCGCAGCAACTTCCGACGAGTCATGAGTACGGACTCATGACCATTTGAGTCATTTCACCATCCGTAATCATGACTAGGATGCGACACGGCCATCCTACGtgtcacacgtcctcgtgtTAATCTGCAACAGTGAAAATACACGAACAGTATCATCATCGTTCGGTCAATCCTGACCAAAAGTAATTGTCTGAGATTCCGTTTTGAACAATAAAAACTCCAAAAAgccattttcttttatttttcttatctAGTTCATTATCTTCACATTATTTCTATGATTTATTTTACACAATCAACTAATACAATGCATACACGTTATGCAAAGAAAATAGTTACGTTTCTGGATACAAAAGTAATATTTCGAGCACAAGCACCCATCAAAACAAatcatcgtttttttttttttttttactatattcAAAATAACTATTTGGATAACAGTGTCTCTTTTGTCCGGCTATCCCTGTAGCCTATACAACCAACCCTGTGGTCACTCCACATATAACCATCCCTGTGGTTTTATGCGATACACGAAATCATCCCTGTGATTTTCATGACTGCGACTCAAGAAGACACTTACCCATATGGTAAAGTTATTAATCAGATTCTTCCAGTTCAGATATTTCAGAATCACTGATGTTAATGGGTGCTTGTCCCTCGGGCATTTTTCTTAGCCTATCATGAGCATACTTGTAGGTGCGCTTTGAATTTAGAGCCTTCAAAAGATAACGGTCACCTTCAAGTACCTCTATGATTTTAAAGGGTCCTTTAAACTTAGGGTCCAACTTTGTCTGATTGCGTTCTTCGTTCTCAATCAGGACAAAGTCGCCCACAGAGAACTTATTAAGTTTTGCCTTGGTTTTGTCAAATCTTTGTTTATTATACTGAGCCGATTTTTCTATCCCTTCTGCCGCGTTCTCCCTGATTTCCTCTAAGTCTACATCAACATCAATATCACTAGCCATTAGTGACAACGGCCTTGCTACCTTACCTATCATCAACTCCAGAGGAGAGAACTTTGTGACCCTATTAACAGTACAATTTATCGCCAGTTGAACATCTCCTAAAGAATCCTGCCATGATCTCTCAGTAGCCTCTATCGCGGTTAGCATAGACTTTATCACACCCATTACCCGTTCTACCTGCCCGTTAGCACGCGATGAGCCAGTCGCGATTAAATGCAACTCAATGTTCTTGCTATCACAAAACTCACGAAATTCCCTATTAGCAAAACATCTACCCTGGTCTGCAATTATACGCGCTGGAGCGCCAAAAAGTTCTACACTCTTAGTTACAGCCCGAATGCTACTCTTAGTGTCAATATTTTTGGTATGGTAGAGCAAAACAAACTTCGTAAAAGCGTCAATAAGGACAAATACATACTCCTTGCAATCGTTCTTTCCACTCAGCTTACCTGTGGCATCAATGTGTATTGTATGCCACGGGGTTGTTACTTTTGGTATTGGATGCAATTCGGCTTGGACTTTACCAGTATGTGATTTTGCCACTTTGCATGTCACACAATTGTCCACAAACTTTTTAACATATCGCGACATGCCCTCGAACCAATAATAATCATACACTTTCTCAAGTGTCTTTTCGTACCCAAGATGGACTATGGACTCGTGAATGTTGTTTATAACGGACCATTTTAAAGCATGTGGAACAATTGGGAGACATTTTGTCCTACCATTTCGCTGGATTTTTCGGTGTAATACTCCTGAACGAAGCACGTAGGTATTAGCGAGGTCTCTACTTATTGCTTCATTACTTAAATCTTCGACAATTTTAGCAATCTCTGTATCGCGTTGTTGTTCTGCCAAAAGCCAGTTTGAAGAGAGCTCGGTAATATCCACGCGCTTTTGTTCAATTCGCTTGACGGGGTGTTTCTGGCTGACGTCTGCTACTGGTAAAGGATTACGTGAAAGAAAATCTGCGTGAGACATAAGTCTGCCCTCCCTGTATTCTACATCAAAGTCAAATAGCTGGAGATAAGCCCACCATCTGTGGACCCTTGGGGTAAGATCTGCCTTATTGCGGGAGGCCTTCAAGGAGTTACAGTCAGTTACGACACGAAATGGAAGACCATGCAAATACTGACGGAAGTGTTTTATAGCGTTCACTACAGCAAGGGTCTCCAACTCGTAAGAATGATACCTGGCTTCTGCGGAGGTGGTACGTTTACTATAGTAAGCTACTACATGGCGCTTTTTGTTAATAACTTGGATTAAGACTGCACCATATCCGTCTGAACTCGCATCCGTGTGTAATTCAGTCGGATATTGAGGGTCAAATATCACAAGGACTGGATCGTTCGTCAAGATTGAAATAACCTCTTTGCGTATCTCCTCATGATCAGGTTTCCAAACAAAATTACCCTTCAGCGACGTTAATTTGTAAAGGGGTGCCATGAGGGTAGAGAATTTTGGCACAAATTGACGGAAGTAAGAAGATAGACCTATAAATTGCCTTAATTGGGTCACGGATTCAGGAGGAGGCAGCGTAGTTAATGCTTCTATCTTACGTTTATTTGGCCTTATCTCACCGGACTCTACCTCGTAACCCAAAAATACTACCTTTGTTTTAAGAAATGAGCACTTTTTCAGGTTAAGAGAAAAGCCGGCCTTTGTTAATATGTCGAGAACAGTATTTAAACGTTCAAGTCCTTGCTCTTCATCTTTAGAGACAATTAAAATGTCGTCAACATACACAATGACGTAATCATGCGCCAGATCACCGAGAGCATTGATAATAGCCCTCTGAAAGACCGAAATTGCGTTTCTTAATCCGAACGGCATTGCTAAGTACTCATATGTGCCATCAGGTGTTATGAAGGCTGTGCGTTCGATTGAGTCGGGGCTGACTGGAATTAAATGAAAGCCACTAGCACAATCAAGTTTTGTAAAGAAATTAGCTCCGCGCAGTCGAGAAATTTGGTCCTGAATCAAGGGCAGCGGGTACCTATCTGGGACAGTATTATTGTTAAGCTCCCTATAATCTATAACCATCCTATCAGAGTTATCTGCCTTTTTGACCAGTAGTGCTGGGCTAGAAAAGGGAGAACGGCTGGGCCTAATAATGTTCGCTTGCAAAAGCTCATTAACCTTACCACGCATTGACCTACGTTCGTCCGCAGAAAGCCTATAGGGACGCCTCTGCACTGTACGATTAGGATCTTTGAGTCTTATTTCGAGTTCGCCGGTTGTCACGCGCGTAGTTGGCATTCCAGTCGTAAAATAGCCTGAATATCGTTCTAAAACCTGCAAAAGTTTTGGCTTGTCTTGCGAAGAAATGTCCGTGTCAATGTTATCAAAGTTAGGTAGGGTATTTGCAACATCGCAACTATTCACGACATTAACTCTATCTAAGGAGAAATCAGTAGCCGTCATATACGCAGAAATGCCCTGCCCTAAAATATCACGACCAATCACAATATCATCGCGCATATGAAAGTCAGGCAAAACATGTAATAAGAGCTCTGCTGAGTAATCATTAATTTTTACAGTACACAAAATCTGTTctgttgattttatacagccTTTTTCAATCCCGGTAATCGAAACTACATTAGAAATCCGTTTGCCACAAAATTTAGGCGCTACACTTTCTTTAATTAACGAGCACTCAGCACCACAGtcgtaaaaaaaacaaaacgacTCACCACTATGTTCAAGTGTCCCTAATGGAGGTCGAACTTCACATATTTCGACACGACGCTCGGCAGGCACGTCGCTGCTGGTCCGGGGCCTGCTGGTACAACCGCTGGCAACATGTCCCTTGTTTCCACACTTGAAGCACACGATGGAGCTTGACTTGGGTGACGGTTGTTGTAGCGCTGGAGAAGCCGAAGCTGCTGTAGCCGCTGATGGTCGGAGTTGCTTAGCATCTTTTCCTTTCTGTCGACAATCTGATCGCTTGTGGCCAACCTTGCCACAATGAAAACATTTTAGAGAAGTCGAAGGAGTAAGCTTTAATCGTTTATAATCGGAAACAGCTTTGTTGTCACTATTATTTGCAATTTTACGTTTAAGAAACGAATAAGCTTGTAATTCTTTTTGAAGCTGTTGTCGTGACGTAATTTCTGTTGTAAATGCTAGCCGTTGTAAGCGCGAATCATATCGCGAAATATGCGCAAGAACTGTCGATACCGCAATCTGTTCTTTAGTTACATCTTTCCAGCGAGTCATTAAGGAGGAAATAAGGCGACTAGCGTAAGCCGACAACGATTCGTTTTCATTTGGATTGTCATTAGAAAAATTAATGAGGGTACCTGCATTTGTCTCTGTACAGACAAACCTTGCGATGAACAAATCCTTGAACTCTGGCCAAGTCATGCCAGGATACGAGATGTGAGCCAGCCATGCCGATGCCGAACCCTTGAGCGCCTTGCTTATCACCACGATAAGCTGTCCTCCGCTTAGTGGGTTGTCAGCTAAACAAAGGTCAGCGGTCGCACACCATGATCTTGCATCCACTTCCGCCTTGTCAGGGTTGAATTCCGGCAGCACAAAGTGTTGACTATTTGACGAGCTCGATGCCGATATTGCTTTGATTAACTGTTGCATGTTTTCATTTTGCCGCTCAAATAGTTCACGCCACTGATTATCTTTATTACGCGTATCACTTCGCGATTGTATTAACTGTGCGTTTCTATTTGCAAAAAAACCTCGCTGGGCAACACGGGGAGATCCCACATCTGATGACGGATCAGGAGGGTCGAGTTCTTCAAAACTCAAGAAAAcactgttattattttattaatgaggTATCTTTgaacaattaattttaatg
This window encodes:
- the LOC134797172 gene encoding uncharacterized protein LOC134797172, which encodes MQQLIKAISASSSSNSQHFVLPEFNPDKAEVDARSWCATADLCLADNPLSGGQLIVVISKALKGSASAWLAHISYPGMTWPEFKDLFIARFVCTETNAGTLINFSNDNPNENESLSAYASRLISSLMTRWKDVTKEQIAVSTVLAHISRYDSRLQRLAFTTEITSRQQLQKELQAYSFLKRKIANNSDNKAVSDYKRLKLTPSTSLKCFHCGKVGHKRSDCRQKGKDAKQLRPSAATAASASPALQQPSPKSSSIVCFKCGNKGHVASGCTSRPRTSSDVPAERRVEICEVRPPLGTLEHSGFRTIFRLFYDWNANYARDNRRTRNKTQRS